One stretch of Mycolicibacterium fallax DNA includes these proteins:
- a CDS encoding TerD family protein: MTSLVPGQNCALSGGRVRVDFGGAGAPGVLLLDGQRRATGYLGADQQSVAPGVAVGSQADIDLAALSGDVERVLCLVLNPVAPTGLCCWLRGDAEPNSDIEFNVAAAELFPAIIGFELYRRDGSWRVRAVGQGYAGGIGELLSAHHYAPRDAAGRDGTRPGLTPPPPPAVPPAPPPPPPARHDVPPPLGDSDPLERIAMIHEDAVRMTAAFTDARAFAEDRHDAEMSAAVADPAARTSPTTDTVFAAIGHRRDELVDRARADYQRDAAYLGAELAVLDTELPPALASWSAPSWQRPSRRGGPGIRLGVMFDGEAGPLDLPFCVPVPLRRPVWVDEESPESGSPVASSVVMRLLAAQPEPDVTVDIVDIGRQLRPLGSALGGYLRRPVVTDPTEAVDRLRQLASAADLAALRLRSEGTVPPPGIIVITNFGFALPESVLGEVAALINLAAEARLSLVFTGESNWQRLAPAPLLREISEVALPVPAAAGARIPDPWTRRLWEFRPDALGGAQLDQVARALFAAR; this comes from the coding sequence ATGACCAGCCTGGTGCCGGGCCAGAACTGCGCGTTGTCCGGAGGTCGGGTGCGCGTCGACTTCGGCGGCGCGGGCGCCCCGGGGGTGCTGTTGCTCGACGGCCAGCGGCGGGCCACCGGCTATCTCGGTGCAGACCAGCAGTCGGTGGCACCCGGGGTTGCCGTCGGGAGTCAGGCCGACATCGATCTGGCCGCGCTGTCCGGCGACGTCGAGCGGGTGCTGTGCCTGGTGCTCAACCCGGTCGCTCCGACCGGACTGTGCTGCTGGCTGCGCGGCGACGCTGAACCGAACAGCGACATCGAATTCAATGTCGCTGCGGCCGAACTCTTTCCGGCGATCATCGGCTTTGAGCTGTACCGCCGGGACGGATCCTGGCGGGTCCGCGCGGTCGGCCAGGGCTACGCCGGTGGAATCGGGGAGTTGCTGAGCGCGCACCACTATGCCCCGCGGGACGCCGCCGGGCGAGACGGGACCCGGCCGGGACTGACGCCGCCGCCCCCACCCGCGGTGCCCCCGGCCCCGCCGCCGCCCCCACCGGCTCGGCACGACGTACCCCCACCGCTGGGTGATTCGGACCCGCTGGAGCGGATTGCGATGATCCATGAGGACGCCGTCCGCATGACGGCGGCGTTCACCGACGCTCGGGCCTTCGCCGAGGATCGCCATGACGCCGAAATGTCCGCGGCGGTGGCAGATCCCGCCGCGCGCACGTCGCCGACGACCGACACCGTGTTCGCCGCGATCGGACACCGGCGCGATGAGCTGGTGGACCGGGCCAGGGCCGACTACCAGCGTGACGCCGCCTATCTCGGTGCCGAGCTGGCGGTCCTGGACACCGAGTTGCCGCCGGCACTTGCCTCCTGGAGCGCACCGAGCTGGCAGCGTCCGAGCCGGCGCGGCGGACCCGGGATTCGGCTCGGGGTGATGTTCGACGGCGAGGCGGGTCCGCTGGACCTGCCGTTCTGCGTGCCGGTGCCGCTGCGCCGGCCGGTGTGGGTTGACGAGGAGAGCCCGGAATCGGGGTCGCCGGTGGCCAGCTCGGTGGTGATGCGACTGCTCGCTGCGCAGCCCGAGCCGGACGTCACCGTCGACATTGTCGACATCGGTCGGCAGCTGCGGCCGCTGGGCTCGGCGCTGGGTGGTTATCTGCGACGACCGGTCGTCACCGATCCCACCGAGGCGGTGGATCGGCTGCGCCAGCTCGCGAGCGCGGCGGACCTGGCGGCCCTGCGCCTGCGCAGCGAGGGAACCGTGCCGCCGCCGGGCATCATCGTCATCACCAACTTTGGCTTCGCGCTGCCCGAGTCGGTGCTCGGCGAAGTTGCTGCGCTGATCAACCTGGCCGCCGAGGCGCGGCTGTCGCTGGTGTTCACCGGCGAGTCGAACTGGCAACGGCTCGCCCCGGCGCCGCTGCTGCGGGAGATCTCCGAGGTCGCCCTGCCGGTGCCGGCCGCGGCCGGGGCCCGGATCCCCGATCCGTGGACCCGTCGGCTCTGGGAGTTCCGTCCGGATGCGCTCGGCGGTGCGCAACTGGACCAGGTCGCACGGGCATTGTTCGCGGCGCGCTGA
- a CDS encoding TerD family protein → MATPLSKGQNAALTAADLRISVQVGAAADLSALLVTDTGKVRSDADFVFFNQPSGPGVRLVPGSAGQPSSLAVSTAAVPADIAKVRAVITLDTPGSTFGSLPAPLAIIADAAGVPLYEYRIDGLASEAIVIAVEVYRRGDAWKVRAVGQGYAGGFAALVTDHGVTVDDAPAPPPAPAPPPFTPPPAPAPPPFTPPPAAAPPPFTPPAFTPPPPPPAPSPYPPAQPASSVSAALQGWSQQPPPESSWTPPVSPPAPPPPPAPAAPPPAPPGPATGEVSLVKGRTVNLLKGQRVSLRKDDGVALTQVRMGLGWDPIRRGLFGGRTPEVDLDASAVLFADHQVADVCYYGQLSSKDGSIRHNGDNRTGEGDGDDEVISVDLTRIPAHISTILFIVTSYKGHTFDQLSNAFCRLVDATVNAELARYTLDGGNLRCTGMVMAKMFRSGAEWKLAAIGEGMQAKHPGEAVPQLARFL, encoded by the coding sequence GTGGCGACACCGCTGAGCAAGGGACAGAATGCCGCGCTGACGGCGGCGGACCTGCGGATTTCGGTGCAGGTCGGAGCGGCTGCGGACCTGTCCGCACTGTTGGTCACCGACACCGGAAAGGTCCGCAGCGACGCGGACTTTGTCTTCTTCAACCAACCGTCGGGGCCCGGTGTCCGACTGGTTCCCGGCTCGGCCGGTCAGCCGTCGAGCCTGGCGGTCAGCACGGCGGCGGTGCCCGCCGACATCGCCAAGGTTCGCGCGGTGATCACCCTGGACACCCCGGGCAGCACTTTTGGCTCGCTGCCCGCGCCGCTGGCGATCATCGCCGACGCCGCCGGCGTGCCGCTCTACGAGTACCGGATCGACGGACTGGCGTCCGAGGCGATCGTCATCGCGGTGGAGGTCTACCGCCGTGGCGACGCGTGGAAGGTCCGGGCCGTCGGCCAGGGTTATGCGGGTGGATTCGCCGCCTTGGTGACCGATCACGGCGTCACCGTGGATGACGCGCCGGCCCCGCCGCCCGCGCCCGCCCCGCCGCCGTTCACCCCGCCGCCCGCGCCCGCCCCGCCGCCGTTCACCCCGCCGCCCGCGGCCGCCCCGCCGCCGTTCACCCCGCCGGCGTTCACGCCGCCACCCCCACCGCCGGCCCCGTCCCCGTACCCGCCGGCGCAACCGGCGTCGTCGGTGTCGGCGGCTCTGCAGGGCTGGTCGCAGCAGCCGCCACCGGAGTCGAGCTGGACCCCGCCGGTGTCCCCGCCCGCGCCGCCCCCGCCGCCCGCACCCGCCGCGCCGCCACCGGCCCCGCCCGGGCCGGCCACCGGCGAGGTGAGCCTGGTGAAGGGCCGAACCGTCAATCTCCTGAAGGGGCAGCGGGTTTCGCTGCGCAAGGACGACGGCGTCGCGCTCACCCAGGTCCGGATGGGCCTGGGCTGGGATCCGATCAGGCGCGGACTGTTCGGCGGGCGCACCCCGGAGGTCGACCTGGACGCCTCGGCGGTGCTGTTTGCCGACCATCAGGTGGCCGACGTCTGCTACTACGGCCAGCTGAGCTCCAAGGACGGTTCGATCAGGCACAACGGTGACAACCGCACGGGCGAGGGCGACGGTGACGACGAGGTCATCAGCGTCGACCTGACCCGGATCCCGGCGCACATCAGCACCATCTTGTTCATCGTGACGTCCTACAAGGGACACACCTTCGACCAGCTGAGCAACGCGTTCTGCCGGCTGGTCGATGCCACCGTCAATGCCGAGCTGGCGCGGTACACCCTCGACGGGGGGAACCTGCGGTGCACCGGCATGGTGATGGCGAAGATGTTCCGCTCCGGAGCCGAGTGGAAGCTGGCCGCGATCGGCGAGGGCATGCAGGCCAAGCACCCCGGCGAGGCAGTGCCGCAACTGGCCCGATTCCTGTAG
- a CDS encoding HAD family hydrolase, with amino-acid sequence MTAALIASDLDRTLIYSRKFFPAVPGAELCVEVHDGRPISYMTEAAMAALADLAARYPVVPATTRTIAQYRRVRLPGPPPRYAVTSNGGRILVDGAADRDWSEQTAEAIRAGGVGIDEVVEALAPTLPQPWVRNFKVAEGLFCYLVVRQELLPGDFVAGWTDWCAPRGWRVSRQGRKIYAVPSVLCKSRAVAEVRRRLVAAGELARDAVLLAAGDGALDAELLAGADAAIRPAHGELEELAWHRDSVTVTSRAGAAAAEQILAWLTDRAQTARSGCGRPR; translated from the coding sequence ATGACGGCGGCGCTGATCGCCTCGGACCTGGACCGCACGCTGATCTACTCGCGCAAGTTCTTTCCCGCGGTGCCGGGGGCGGAGCTGTGCGTCGAGGTGCACGACGGCCGGCCGATCTCCTACATGACCGAGGCTGCCATGGCTGCCCTGGCGGACCTGGCCGCCCGGTACCCGGTGGTTCCCGCCACCACCCGGACGATCGCGCAGTACCGCCGGGTCCGGCTGCCCGGGCCGCCGCCGCGGTACGCGGTGACCAGCAACGGTGGGCGGATCCTGGTGGACGGCGCCGCCGACCGGGACTGGTCCGAACAGACCGCCGAGGCGATCCGGGCCGGCGGCGTCGGGATCGACGAGGTGGTCGAGGCGTTGGCGCCGACGCTGCCGCAACCGTGGGTACGCAACTTCAAGGTGGCCGAGGGACTGTTCTGCTATCTGGTGGTCCGGCAGGAGCTGCTGCCCGGGGACTTCGTGGCCGGCTGGACCGACTGGTGTGCGCCGCGCGGCTGGCGGGTGTCGCGCCAGGGCCGCAAGATTTACGCGGTGCCGTCGGTGCTGTGCAAGTCGCGGGCGGTCGCCGAAGTTCGGCGCCGACTCGTTGCCGCCGGGGAACTGGCCCGCGACGCGGTGCTGCTGGCCGCCGGGGACGGGGCGCTGGACGCCGAGCTGCTGGCCGGCGCCGACGCCGCGATCAGGCCGGCGCACGGCGAACTGGAGGAATTGGCCTGGCACCGGGACTCCGTGACGGTGACGTCGCGGGCCGGCGCTGCGGCGGCCGAGCAGATCCTGGCGTGGTTGACCGACCGGGCGCAAACAGCGCGCTCCGGGTGCGGCCGGCCGCGATAG
- a CDS encoding cysteine protease StiP family protein produces MNRPLFGPEFGSYSADEVSWLLTDLSGIDLEAPTELREREIQGGLAHYAESLPIEYQPDAAYQELFDTVLAETAQRLATAVGAVTELVLAERGTDIVLVSLARAGTPIGILMRRWAARRGLRLPHHTISIVRGRGIDTEALRYLAGNHDPAGVVFIDGWTGKGAIARELTEALREYAQRTGIVFNPDLAVLADPGNCVRTFGTRDDFLIASACLNSTVSGLVSRTVLNPRLTRPDQFHGAKFYRELRAGDRSAAFLDAVSGQFDAVAPQVGATLRELTAGDRTPTWAGLATVETIRRRYGIGSANFVKPGIGETTRVLLRRLPWRIVLRDPAAPEHRHIRMLAEDRGVPVEHDPDLAYACVGLIKDLAAQ; encoded by the coding sequence GTGAATCGCCCGCTGTTCGGTCCGGAGTTCGGCAGCTACTCCGCCGATGAGGTCAGCTGGCTGTTGACGGACCTGTCCGGAATCGACCTGGAGGCGCCGACCGAGCTTCGGGAACGCGAAATACAGGGCGGCCTGGCGCATTACGCCGAGTCGCTGCCCATCGAGTATCAACCCGACGCCGCCTACCAGGAACTGTTCGACACCGTCCTGGCCGAAACGGCGCAGCGGCTGGCGACCGCGGTCGGGGCGGTCACCGAGCTGGTACTGGCCGAACGCGGCACCGACATCGTGCTGGTGTCGCTGGCCCGGGCCGGCACACCGATCGGAATCCTGATGCGGCGCTGGGCCGCCCGCCGCGGGCTGCGGCTGCCGCACCACACCATCTCCATCGTGCGCGGACGCGGGATCGACACCGAGGCGCTGCGGTACCTGGCGGGCAACCATGACCCGGCGGGTGTGGTTTTCATCGACGGGTGGACCGGAAAGGGCGCCATCGCGCGGGAGCTGACCGAGGCGCTGCGGGAGTACGCGCAGCGGACCGGAATCGTATTCAACCCGGATCTGGCCGTGTTGGCGGACCCGGGGAACTGCGTGCGGACCTTCGGCACCCGCGATGACTTTCTGATCGCCTCGGCGTGCCTGAACTCGACGGTTTCGGGCCTGGTCTCGCGCACCGTGCTCAACCCGCGGTTGACCCGACCCGATCAGTTCCACGGGGCGAAGTTCTATCGAGAGCTGCGCGCCGGTGATCGGTCGGCGGCATTTCTGGACGCGGTGTCCGGGCAGTTCGACGCGGTGGCGCCGCAGGTGGGCGCCACATTGCGGGAACTGACGGCCGGTGATCGCACGCCGACCTGGGCCGGGCTGGCGACGGTGGAAACGATTCGGCGGCGCTACGGCATCGGCTCCGCCAACTTCGTCAAGCCCGGCATCGGCGAGACCACCCGGGTGCTGCTGCGTCGGCTGCCGTGGCGGATCGTGCTGCGTGATCCCGCCGCACCCGAGCACCGGCACATCAGGATGCTGGCCGAGGACCGCGGCGTACCCGTTGAACACGACCCGGACCTCGCCTATGCCTGCGTCGGACTGATCAAGGACCTGGCGGCGCAATGA
- a CDS encoding phosphoribosyltransferase family protein, giving the protein MRPVTPWATEVFGLRIRHDGGAERIGDLVAPGLRRNPRRAHLLVSSVLGKHIAVSPDRVMAAGHRLGAAVAAGLAGQVEPVDVIGMAETATGLGHCVADRLDAQMYLHTTRRPAPGRGCYAEFREEHSHATDHSMQPSAAGLFDHDRTLVLVDDEISTGKTALAMIAELQRLRARRRYVVASLVDVRDDGQRAQVDAAAAELGTRVEFVSLARGRVDLPEGLVERVCALAPPDLNRDLGAAGEFGTVQIDWPAEVPVGGRHGFLAADRRAFADPLARAVDRIRATLDPGLAVLVVGHEELMYLPLRIAEALARNGFRVRYQTTTRSPAYVRDDPGYPLRRGWTFAPCEPGETAPRYLYNGWPAAEAGPVQLLLVLDEVAAAGDLEVAAVLAAAGHRVTVVRVNGPDIEALGAYRAGTR; this is encoded by the coding sequence GTGAGGCCGGTGACTCCCTGGGCCACCGAGGTTTTCGGGCTGCGCATTCGGCACGACGGCGGCGCCGAGCGGATCGGTGATCTCGTCGCGCCGGGCCTGCGGCGCAATCCGCGCCGCGCGCACCTGCTGGTGTCGTCGGTGCTGGGCAAACACATCGCGGTGTCCCCGGATCGGGTGATGGCGGCCGGCCACCGGTTGGGCGCGGCGGTCGCGGCCGGGCTGGCCGGCCAGGTTGAACCGGTGGACGTGATCGGAATGGCCGAGACGGCCACCGGGCTGGGCCACTGCGTGGCCGACCGACTCGACGCGCAGATGTATCTGCACACCACCCGCCGCCCCGCCCCGGGCCGCGGCTGCTACGCGGAGTTCCGTGAGGAGCACTCCCACGCCACCGACCACAGCATGCAGCCCAGCGCTGCCGGACTGTTCGACCATGATCGGACCCTGGTGCTGGTGGACGACGAAATATCCACCGGGAAAACCGCATTGGCGATGATCGCCGAACTGCAGCGGCTGCGGGCCCGGCGGCGCTACGTCGTCGCGTCGCTGGTCGACGTCCGCGATGACGGGCAGCGGGCCCAGGTCGATGCCGCGGCGGCCGAACTCGGCACCCGGGTTGAGTTCGTCAGCCTGGCGCGCGGCCGGGTCGACCTGCCCGAGGGGCTGGTCGAGCGGGTGTGCGCGCTGGCCCCACCGGATCTCAACCGGGACCTCGGTGCGGCCGGGGAGTTCGGCACGGTGCAGATCGACTGGCCGGCCGAGGTTCCGGTCGGCGGGCGACACGGCTTCCTGGCCGCGGACCGCCGCGCCTTCGCCGACCCGCTGGCCCGGGCGGTCGACCGGATCCGGGCCACCCTGGACCCCGGCCTTGCGGTCCTGGTGGTCGGCCACGAGGAGTTGATGTACCTACCGCTGCGTATCGCCGAGGCGTTGGCGCGAAACGGTTTTCGGGTGCGCTACCAGACCACCACCCGCTCACCGGCCTATGTTCGCGACGATCCCGGTTACCCGTTGCGGCGGGGCTGGACCTTCGCGCCCTGCGAACCCGGTGAGACCGCGCCCCGCTATCTCTACAACGGCTGGCCCGCGGCCGAGGCCGGGCCGGTCCAGTTGCTGCTGGTGCTCGACGAGGTCGCCGCGGCCGGTGACCTCGAGGTCGCCGCGGTGTTGGCGGCGGCCGGCCACCGGGTGACCGTTGTGCGGGTCAACGGGCCGGACATCGAGGCACTCGGCGCGTACCGCGCGGGGACGCGGTGA
- a CDS encoding HpcH/HpaI aldolase/citrate lyase family protein, which produces MSRPGLTAASRTVRHFHHLAAADRARLFLTEPGEIRVDGDRELLATALGATLYIPADRPGLADTVLRRSAEGMTSVVLDLEDAVRESGIEEATRNAVGALDELAGAGDPCTALVFLRARGMGCIPRIVELMSATAADALTGLVIPKFDGRTAEAWLAQTADAAAALGKHLYVMPVLESERILYRETRDAELETLSTVLAEHRESVLAVRVGATDMCGALGIRRDRDHTIYDVRVVADVLADIVNRLGRRDGTGFVVTAPVWEYFADHERMFRPFLRATPFVEHRAVRFRDQLVSRDLDGLLREISLDRVNGMLGKTVIHPNHVAPVHALSVVTAEEYRDACAIVGADAGGVLRSDYRNKMNEARPHAIWARQVLRRAEVFGVANDGVTFVDLLVALAGLG; this is translated from the coding sequence GTGAGCCGGCCGGGCTTGACGGCCGCGTCGCGCACGGTGCGACACTTCCATCACCTCGCGGCGGCGGACCGCGCTCGGCTGTTTCTCACCGAGCCCGGTGAGATCCGGGTCGACGGTGACCGCGAGCTGCTCGCCACGGCGCTGGGCGCCACGCTCTACATCCCGGCCGACCGGCCCGGCCTGGCCGACACGGTGCTGCGGCGATCGGCCGAAGGAATGACCTCGGTGGTGCTCGACCTTGAGGACGCGGTGCGCGAGTCCGGAATCGAGGAGGCGACCCGCAACGCCGTCGGCGCCCTCGACGAACTGGCCGGTGCCGGGGATCCGTGCACCGCGCTGGTATTCCTGCGGGCCCGCGGGATGGGGTGCATCCCGCGCATCGTCGAGCTGATGAGCGCGACCGCGGCGGACGCGCTGACCGGGTTGGTCATCCCGAAGTTCGACGGCCGCACGGCCGAGGCCTGGCTGGCCCAGACCGCCGACGCCGCTGCCGCGCTGGGCAAGCACCTCTACGTGATGCCGGTGCTGGAATCCGAGCGCATCCTGTACCGGGAGACCCGCGACGCCGAGCTGGAGACGCTCTCGACGGTGCTGGCCGAGCACCGCGAATCGGTGCTCGCGGTGCGGGTCGGCGCCACCGACATGTGCGGTGCGCTGGGGATCCGCCGGGACCGCGATCACACCATCTACGACGTCCGGGTCGTCGCCGACGTGCTCGCCGACATCGTCAATCGACTCGGCCGCCGCGACGGCACCGGGTTCGTCGTCACCGCGCCGGTCTGGGAGTACTTCGCCGACCACGAGCGGATGTTCCGGCCGTTCTTGCGGGCCACCCCCTTCGTCGAACACCGCGCGGTCCGGTTCCGCGACCAACTGGTCAGCCGCGACCTGGACGGGTTGCTGCGCGAGATCAGCCTTGATCGGGTCAACGGGATGCTCGGCAAGACCGTCATCCACCCCAACCACGTCGCGCCGGTGCACGCCCTGTCGGTGGTGACCGCCGAGGAATATCGGGACGCCTGCGCGATCGTCGGGGCCGACGCCGGCGGCGTGCTGCGCTCGGACTATCGCAACAAGATGAACGAGGCGCGCCCGCATGCCATCTGGGCCCGGCAGGTGCTGCGCCGCGCCGAGGTGTTCGGGGTGGCGAACGACGGGGTGACCTTCGTCGATCTGCTGGTGGCGCTGGCGGGGCTGGGGTGA
- a CDS encoding TerD family protein: protein MGVSLTKGGNVSLTKQAPNLTAVAVGLGWDIRTTTGADFDLDASAIGCGESRKVLSDQHFVFFNNLRSPDGSIEHTGDNLTGEGDGDDEVINVNLAATPPNITNIFFPVSIYDADNRSQSFGQVQNAYIRVVDRATGAELARFDLSEDASTETAMVFGELYRHGAEWKFRAIGQGYASGLAGIARDYGVNV, encoded by the coding sequence ATGGGTGTCAGTCTGACCAAGGGCGGGAATGTTTCGCTGACCAAGCAGGCTCCGAACCTTACCGCGGTGGCGGTCGGGCTCGGTTGGGATATTCGCACCACGACCGGTGCTGACTTCGATCTCGATGCCAGCGCGATCGGCTGTGGCGAGAGCCGCAAGGTGCTCTCCGACCAGCACTTCGTCTTCTTCAACAACCTGCGCTCGCCCGACGGCAGCATTGAGCACACCGGCGACAACCTCACCGGCGAGGGCGACGGCGACGACGAGGTGATCAACGTCAACCTCGCCGCGACGCCGCCGAACATCACCAACATCTTCTTCCCGGTGTCGATCTACGACGCCGACAACCGCAGCCAGAGCTTCGGCCAGGTGCAGAACGCCTACATCCGGGTCGTGGACCGGGCCACCGGCGCCGAACTGGCCCGCTTCGACCTGTCCGAGGACGCCTCGACCGAGACCGCGATGGTCTTCGGCGAGTTGTACCGGCATGGCGCCGAGTGGAAGTTCCGCGCCATCGGCCAGGGCTACGCCTCCGGGCTGGCCGGCATCGCCCGCGACTACGGTGTGAACGTCTAA
- a CDS encoding DUF475 domain-containing protein, giving the protein MVFRTFRLSLLVTVVALIVAFLYGGFEAFLLCAILGVFEVSLSFDNAVVNATVLNRMSEFWQKMFLTIGVLIAVFGMRLVFPLAVVWITAGLSPVRALDIALNPPADGAMHFPDGSPSYETALTAAHPQIAAFGGMFLMMLFLNFIFSEREVTWLSWLERPLAKAGKLDQLAVAVALAALLLAAEFLTPDDHRSTVLIAGLLGVFTYILVDGLGSMFEVDDEDIDGGAEASTGNGGPSKLAGATGKAGFFLFLYLEVLDASFSFDGVIGAFAITSDPIIIALGLGFIGAMFVRSITIYLVRKGTLADYVYLEHGAHWAIGALAVILLISLGVHVNELITGLVGVVLIVAALVSSILRNRRTENAEPAPVPTP; this is encoded by the coding sequence GTGGTATTTCGTACATTCCGACTGTCACTGCTGGTCACGGTGGTGGCGCTGATCGTCGCCTTCCTCTACGGCGGATTTGAGGCGTTCCTGCTGTGCGCCATCCTCGGCGTCTTCGAGGTGTCGCTGTCCTTCGACAACGCGGTGGTCAACGCCACCGTGCTGAACCGGATGAGCGAGTTCTGGCAGAAGATGTTCCTGACGATCGGCGTGCTGATCGCGGTGTTCGGCATGCGGCTGGTTTTCCCGCTGGCCGTCGTCTGGATCACCGCGGGCCTGAGCCCGGTCCGGGCGCTGGACATCGCGTTGAACCCGCCGGCCGACGGCGCGATGCATTTCCCGGACGGATCACCGAGCTACGAGACCGCACTGACCGCCGCGCACCCGCAGATCGCCGCGTTCGGCGGGATGTTCTTGATGATGCTGTTCTTGAACTTCATCTTCAGCGAGCGGGAGGTCACCTGGCTGAGCTGGCTGGAACGCCCGCTGGCCAAGGCAGGCAAACTCGACCAGCTGGCGGTCGCCGTCGCACTGGCGGCCCTGCTGCTGGCCGCCGAGTTCCTGACCCCCGACGACCACCGGTCCACCGTGCTGATCGCCGGCCTGCTCGGCGTCTTCACCTACATCCTGGTCGACGGGCTCGGCTCGATGTTCGAGGTCGACGACGAGGACATCGACGGCGGCGCCGAGGCGTCGACGGGCAACGGCGGCCCGTCCAAGCTGGCCGGGGCGACGGGCAAGGCCGGCTTCTTCCTGTTCCTCTACCTGGAGGTGCTCGACGCGTCGTTCTCCTTCGACGGCGTCATCGGCGCGTTCGCGATCACCTCCGACCCGATCATCATCGCGCTCGGCCTGGGCTTCATCGGCGCGATGTTCGTCCGCTCGATCACCATCTACCTGGTCCGCAAGGGCACCCTGGCCGACTACGTCTACCTGGAGCACGGCGCGCACTGGGCGATCGGTGCGCTGGCGGTGATCCTGCTGATCTCGCTCGGCGTCCACGTCAACGAGCTGATCACCGGCCTGGTCGGGGTGGTGCTCATCGTGGCCGCCCTGGTGTCGAGCATTCTGCGTAATCGCCGCACCGAGAACGCCGAGCCGGCGCCCGTCCCGACACCCTGA
- a CDS encoding TerD family protein, with protein MAIDYTRRTPRPGAAPAAPATPPAAPAAPVNLSKISLTKAAPSVNLTKGAGQQGVMRVNLNWSQGGGSQKSGFFARLAAAGSSVDLDLGCLYELADGRKGVVQALGNAFGSLHGPPFIQLDGDDRTGNTAGGENMHIDLAQPQLFRRILIFAMIYEGAPNWAAVDGVVTLFPTSGPQVEVRLDSPVDGARICAIALLNNTGSGIDVTREVRYITGSQRDLDNAYSWGLQWAAGRKS; from the coding sequence ATGGCGATCGACTACACCCGCCGCACCCCGCGCCCCGGCGCGGCGCCCGCCGCCCCGGCAACCCCGCCCGCGGCCCCCGCGGCGCCGGTCAACCTGAGCAAGATCAGCCTCACCAAGGCCGCGCCCAGCGTCAACCTGACAAAGGGGGCCGGTCAGCAGGGGGTGATGCGGGTGAACCTGAACTGGTCGCAGGGCGGCGGCTCGCAGAAGTCCGGCTTCTTCGCCCGACTGGCCGCCGCCGGTTCGTCGGTGGACCTGGATCTGGGCTGCCTCTACGAGCTGGCCGACGGCCGCAAGGGTGTGGTGCAGGCCCTGGGCAACGCGTTCGGGTCGCTGCACGGCCCGCCGTTCATTCAGCTCGACGGTGATGACCGGACCGGAAACACCGCCGGCGGCGAGAACATGCACATCGACCTGGCCCAGCCGCAGCTGTTCCGGCGCATCCTGATCTTCGCGATGATCTACGAGGGCGCCCCCAACTGGGCCGCCGTCGACGGCGTCGTCACGCTGTTCCCGACCTCCGGGCCGCAGGTCGAGGTCCGGCTGGATTCGCCGGTCGACGGCGCCCGCATTTGTGCGATCGCCCTGCTGAACAACACCGGTTCGGGCATCGACGTCACCCGCGAGGTGCGGTACATCACCGGCAGTCAGCGCGATCTCGACAACGCCTACAGCTGGGGCCTGCAGTGGGCGGCCGGCAGGAAGTCATGA
- a CDS encoding TerD family protein, which yields MSAYQLRKGENRPIPTQSVVVSCHWVGVVDREADLIALPLTGGSVRSDDDLVFYNQPSAIGGAVALRDKEHLGGLVEASVQIDLAAMPEDLDRVAIALSVDDDRLLAELGPYEIELAALDGTAIAGFAITDMTTEAAAVVLEIYRRADGWRIRAVGQGYPAGLARLVQDYGVAVDDQSTPPAG from the coding sequence TTGTCGGCCTATCAACTTCGCAAGGGCGAAAACCGCCCGATCCCGACCCAATCGGTGGTGGTGTCCTGCCATTGGGTCGGCGTCGTGGACCGCGAGGCCGACCTGATCGCCCTGCCGCTGACCGGTGGCAGCGTGCGTTCCGATGATGACCTGGTCTTCTACAACCAGCCGAGCGCGATCGGCGGGGCCGTTGCGCTGCGCGACAAGGAACACCTCGGCGGGCTCGTCGAGGCGTCGGTGCAGATCGACCTCGCCGCGATGCCCGAGGACCTCGATCGGGTGGCCATCGCGCTCAGCGTGGACGACGACCGACTGCTGGCCGAGCTCGGACCCTACGAGATCGAGCTTGCCGCCCTGGACGGCACCGCGATCGCCGGCTTCGCCATCACCGACATGACCACCGAGGCGGCCGCCGTCGTGCTGGAGATCTACCGCCGCGCCGACGGCTGGCGGATCCGGGCGGTCGGCCAGGGCTATCCCGCGGGGCTGGCCCGCCTGGTGCAGGATTACGGCGTCGCGGTCGACGACCAGTCCACCCCGCCTGCCGGTTGA